A region from the Canis lupus dingo isolate Sandy chromosome X, ASM325472v2, whole genome shotgun sequence genome encodes:
- the NBDY gene encoding negative regulator of P-body association — translation MGDQPCASGRSTLPPGNTRETRPPKKRCLLAPRWDYPEGTPNGGSNPLPSAPSPASPGLKSHPPPPEK, via the coding sequence ATGGGGGACCAACCTTGTGCCTCCGGGAGATCCACGCTCCCTCCTGGAAACACGCGGGAAACCAGGCCTCCAAAAAAGCGCTGCCTCCTAGCACCACGGTGGGATTATCCGGAAGGAACTCCCAACGGAGGTAGTAACCCTCTCCCCTCCGCACCTTCTCCTGCATCACCCGGACTGAAGTCGCACCCTCCTCCTCCGGAGAAGTAG